One window from the genome of Prinia subflava isolate CZ2003 ecotype Zambia chromosome 2, Cam_Psub_1.2, whole genome shotgun sequence encodes:
- the UGP2 gene encoding UTP--glucose-1-phosphate uridylyltransferase isoform X1 yields the protein MSALLKDFSQAMSQAGSSQFQEVIRQELEYSMKVELDKILATAHSNEIEHTKKDLEGFKKLFHRFLQEKGPSVDWGKIQRPPEDSIQPYEKIKARGLPDNIASVLNKLVVVKLNGGLGTSMGCKGPKSLIGVRNENTFLDLTVQQIEHLNKSYNTDVPLVLMNSFNTDDDTKKILQKYSHSRVKIYTFNQSRYPRINKETLLPIAKDVSYSGENTECWYPPGHGDIYASFYNSGLLDNLIAEGKEYIFVSNIDNLGATVDLYILNHLMNPPNGKRCEFVMEVTNKTRADVKGGTLTQYENKLRLVEIAQVPKAHVDEFKSVSKFKIFNTNNLWIALSAIKRLQEKNAIDMEIIVNPKTLDGGLNVIQLETAVGAAIKSFENSLGINVPRSRFLPVKTTSDLLLVMSNLYSLNAGSLTMSEKREFPTVPLVKLGSSFTKVQDYLRRFESIPDMLELDHLTVSGDVTFGKNVSLKGTVIIIANHGDRIDIPAGAVLENKIVSGNLRILDH from the exons ATGTCGGCTCTCCTGAAAG ATTTCAGCCAAGCAATGTCTCAAGCTGGCTCCTCACAGTTTCAGGAAGTCATTCGGCAGGAGCTGGAGTATTCCATGAAAGTAGAACTTGATAAGATACTCGCCACCGCACACTCAAATGAGATAGAG CACACTAAAAAGGACCTGGAAGGATTTAAGAAGCTATTTCATAGATTCCTACAAGAAAAGGGACCATCTGTGGACTGGGGGAAGATCCAGAGACCTCCAGAAGATTCT ATCCAGCCCTATGAAAAGATCAAGGCCAGAGGCCTGCCTGATAACATAGCTTCTGTCTTGAACAAGCTGGTGGTGGTGAAGCTCAATGGGGGCCTGGGCACCAGCATGGGCTGCAAAGGCCCCAAGAGCCTCATCGGGGTGCGGAACGAGAACACCTTCCTGGACCTGACAGTGCAGCAGATCGAG CATTTAAACAAATCCTACAACACCGATGTTCCTCTGGTTCTCATGAATTCCTTCAACACAGATGACGACACAAAGAAAATCCTGCAGAAATACAGCCACAGCCGTGTGAAGATCTATACTTTTAATCAAAGCAG GTATCCCAGAATTAACAAGGAAACTCTGCTGCCAATAGCCAAGGATGTCTCTTACTCAGGAGAGAACACAGAGTGCTGGTACCCTCCAGGCCATGGAGACATCTACGCCAGCTTCTACAACTCTGGGCTGCTGGACAACCTCattgcagaggggaaggagtACATTTTTGTGTCCAATATAGATAATTTGGGTGCCACTGTGGACCTTTACATTCTTAACCACCTCATGAACCCACCCAATGGAAAACGCTGCGAGTTTGTCATGGAAGTCACAAACAAAACCCGGGCGGACGTGAAG GGTGGCACGCTGACGCAGTACGAGAACAAGCTGAGGCTGGTGGAGATAGCCCAGGTCCCCAAAGCACACGTGGATGAATTCAAGTCCGTgtcaaaattcaaaatattcaaCACCAACAATCTGTGGATTGCTCTGTCTGCAATTAAaaggctgcaggagaaaaaCGCCATTGACATGGAGATCATTGTTAACCCAAAG ACTCTGGATGGAGGCTTGAACGTTATCCAGCTGGAGACCGCCGTTGGTGCTGCTATCAAGAGTTTTGAGAACTCTCTGGGGATCAACGTCCCTCGTAGTCGTTTCCTGCCTGTGAAGACCACCTCGGATCTCCTGCTGGTGATGTCCAATCTGTACAGCCTTAACGCGGGCTCTCTAACGATGAGCGAGAAGCGCGAATTCCCAACAGTGCCTCTTGTCAAACTGGGAAGCTCCTTCACAAAG GTTCAAGATTACCTGCGGAGGTTTGAAAGTATTCCAGATATGCTGGAGCTGGATCACCTCACGGTTTCAGGTGATGTCACATTTGGGAAGAATGTTTCATTAAAG GGAACAGTCATCATCATTGCAAACCACGGTGACAGGATTGacatcccagctggagctgtccTGGAGAACAAAATCGTGTCTGGCAACCTGCGGATCCTGGACCACTGA
- the UGP2 gene encoding UTP--glucose-1-phosphate uridylyltransferase isoform X2: MSQAGSSQFQEVIRQELEYSMKVELDKILATAHSNEIEHTKKDLEGFKKLFHRFLQEKGPSVDWGKIQRPPEDSIQPYEKIKARGLPDNIASVLNKLVVVKLNGGLGTSMGCKGPKSLIGVRNENTFLDLTVQQIEHLNKSYNTDVPLVLMNSFNTDDDTKKILQKYSHSRVKIYTFNQSRYPRINKETLLPIAKDVSYSGENTECWYPPGHGDIYASFYNSGLLDNLIAEGKEYIFVSNIDNLGATVDLYILNHLMNPPNGKRCEFVMEVTNKTRADVKGGTLTQYENKLRLVEIAQVPKAHVDEFKSVSKFKIFNTNNLWIALSAIKRLQEKNAIDMEIIVNPKTLDGGLNVIQLETAVGAAIKSFENSLGINVPRSRFLPVKTTSDLLLVMSNLYSLNAGSLTMSEKREFPTVPLVKLGSSFTKVQDYLRRFESIPDMLELDHLTVSGDVTFGKNVSLKGTVIIIANHGDRIDIPAGAVLENKIVSGNLRILDH; the protein is encoded by the exons ATGTCTCAAGCTGGCTCCTCACAGTTTCAGGAAGTCATTCGGCAGGAGCTGGAGTATTCCATGAAAGTAGAACTTGATAAGATACTCGCCACCGCACACTCAAATGAGATAGAG CACACTAAAAAGGACCTGGAAGGATTTAAGAAGCTATTTCATAGATTCCTACAAGAAAAGGGACCATCTGTGGACTGGGGGAAGATCCAGAGACCTCCAGAAGATTCT ATCCAGCCCTATGAAAAGATCAAGGCCAGAGGCCTGCCTGATAACATAGCTTCTGTCTTGAACAAGCTGGTGGTGGTGAAGCTCAATGGGGGCCTGGGCACCAGCATGGGCTGCAAAGGCCCCAAGAGCCTCATCGGGGTGCGGAACGAGAACACCTTCCTGGACCTGACAGTGCAGCAGATCGAG CATTTAAACAAATCCTACAACACCGATGTTCCTCTGGTTCTCATGAATTCCTTCAACACAGATGACGACACAAAGAAAATCCTGCAGAAATACAGCCACAGCCGTGTGAAGATCTATACTTTTAATCAAAGCAG GTATCCCAGAATTAACAAGGAAACTCTGCTGCCAATAGCCAAGGATGTCTCTTACTCAGGAGAGAACACAGAGTGCTGGTACCCTCCAGGCCATGGAGACATCTACGCCAGCTTCTACAACTCTGGGCTGCTGGACAACCTCattgcagaggggaaggagtACATTTTTGTGTCCAATATAGATAATTTGGGTGCCACTGTGGACCTTTACATTCTTAACCACCTCATGAACCCACCCAATGGAAAACGCTGCGAGTTTGTCATGGAAGTCACAAACAAAACCCGGGCGGACGTGAAG GGTGGCACGCTGACGCAGTACGAGAACAAGCTGAGGCTGGTGGAGATAGCCCAGGTCCCCAAAGCACACGTGGATGAATTCAAGTCCGTgtcaaaattcaaaatattcaaCACCAACAATCTGTGGATTGCTCTGTCTGCAATTAAaaggctgcaggagaaaaaCGCCATTGACATGGAGATCATTGTTAACCCAAAG ACTCTGGATGGAGGCTTGAACGTTATCCAGCTGGAGACCGCCGTTGGTGCTGCTATCAAGAGTTTTGAGAACTCTCTGGGGATCAACGTCCCTCGTAGTCGTTTCCTGCCTGTGAAGACCACCTCGGATCTCCTGCTGGTGATGTCCAATCTGTACAGCCTTAACGCGGGCTCTCTAACGATGAGCGAGAAGCGCGAATTCCCAACAGTGCCTCTTGTCAAACTGGGAAGCTCCTTCACAAAG GTTCAAGATTACCTGCGGAGGTTTGAAAGTATTCCAGATATGCTGGAGCTGGATCACCTCACGGTTTCAGGTGATGTCACATTTGGGAAGAATGTTTCATTAAAG GGAACAGTCATCATCATTGCAAACCACGGTGACAGGATTGacatcccagctggagctgtccTGGAGAACAAAATCGTGTCTGGCAACCTGCGGATCCTGGACCACTGA